A single region of the Gracilibacillus caseinilyticus genome encodes:
- a CDS encoding polysaccharide deacetylase family protein: MRRLYVIDMKKQKKAFIIIPIALFVALFLFLESNYTPTVFSNQENPRALNTGSSQNASVALTFNISHGNEQVIPILDRLKSEGVRATFFVSGEWAERHPDILEKIAENEHEIGMLGYQYKSYVDQDIEEVRKDLQKAKETFSKLGYEDVYLLRAPNGHLNEEIINVAEKQGLKVIHWSVNPNDWKNPGTDKITNHILNNLNNGDIILLHASDTVKQTEQALEIVIPEIKKDKKLLTISELITLAETSQEELKSKKK; the protein is encoded by the coding sequence ATGAGACGTTTATATGTAATAGATATGAAAAAGCAAAAGAAAGCATTTATTATTATCCCTATTGCCTTATTTGTTGCCCTGTTTTTATTTTTGGAATCCAATTACACACCAACTGTCTTTTCCAATCAGGAAAATCCACGGGCTTTAAATACTGGTAGTTCTCAGAATGCGTCTGTCGCGTTAACCTTTAATATCAGCCACGGAAACGAACAGGTAATTCCCATTCTGGATAGACTTAAATCCGAAGGTGTACGGGCCACCTTCTTTGTCAGCGGTGAATGGGCAGAGCGTCATCCGGATATTTTGGAAAAAATCGCAGAGAATGAACATGAAATTGGAATGCTCGGATACCAATATAAATCCTACGTTGACCAGGATATTGAAGAAGTACGTAAAGACCTTCAGAAAGCAAAGGAAACATTTAGTAAATTAGGTTATGAAGATGTCTACTTATTAAGAGCACCAAACGGTCATCTAAATGAGGAAATTATTAATGTTGCAGAAAAACAAGGATTAAAGGTTATTCATTGGAGTGTGAACCCGAACGATTGGAAGAATCCTGGCACAGATAAAATCACTAATCACATATTAAATAATCTTAATAATGGAGATATTATTCTGTTGCATGCTTCCGATACCGTCAAACAAACAGAGCAGGCTTTGGAAATTGTCATTCCTGAAATCAAAAAAGATAAAAAATTACTTACAATTTCCGAATTAATTACTTTAGCAGAGACATCCCAGGAAGAACTGAAATCTAAAAAGAAATAG
- a CDS encoding KinB-signaling pathway activation protein — protein MKSRDVVRLFFSTLLLGGVSTLLVSFFVKSSVYAEYLNPFNWFEILGLLVFFVTLGFVFSLISQMGFFAYLTVNQFALGIFRSYWPTIQIGLIIFALFDLVYFRYQRMENGSIIIFILTAVALLIFSLIVARRKAKETNKRAFIPALFFMIVITSIEWVPGLRTNNGDYAWLMIIPLILCNTYQLLILHRLTKKK, from the coding sequence TTGAAAAGTCGCGATGTTGTTCGATTGTTTTTTTCTACGTTACTTTTAGGAGGCGTTTCCACGCTTCTTGTGAGTTTCTTCGTTAAATCAAGTGTTTATGCTGAATATTTGAATCCGTTTAATTGGTTTGAAATATTGGGATTATTAGTATTCTTTGTCACACTTGGGTTTGTTTTCAGTTTAATTAGTCAAATGGGTTTCTTCGCATATTTAACCGTTAATCAATTTGCGTTAGGCATATTTCGCAGCTATTGGCCAACAATTCAAATAGGACTAATTATATTTGCTTTATTTGATTTAGTATATTTTCGATATCAAAGAATGGAGAATGGCAGCATCATCATATTTATCTTAACTGCCGTTGCTTTATTAATTTTCAGTTTAATTGTAGCGAGACGTAAGGCAAAAGAGACAAATAAACGAGCATTTATTCCTGCCTTGTTTTTTATGATCGTGATTACATCAATCGAATGGGTGCCAGGCTTACGTACTAATAATGGTGATTATGCCTGGTTGATGATTATCCCGTTAATTTTATGTAATACATATCAATTGCTGATACTGCACCGTTTAACTAAAAAGAAATAG
- the gerD gene encoding spore germination lipoprotein GerD, translating to MNRLIYIAIITLLFLVGCGGGSESSGGEENGNYEGTKKMVADILKTDEGKKAITDVLASDDMQQTYVIDAQIVKDAVTETLSSDKGKEFWTKMFKDPKFVESFASALQEKQEDVTKKLMSDPEYQKKLMEVLSNPEMEKQTLTLLKSQQFREHLQTVMEETFSSPVFQATISDLLLEAAKQMESQSGSSGSGQSDEKSGQGSGDSGSQQGEEQSGGGQG from the coding sequence ATGAACCGATTGATATATATCGCCATCATTACACTTCTTTTCCTAGTTGGGTGTGGTGGCGGATCTGAATCCTCCGGCGGCGAGGAAAACGGTAATTACGAAGGTACAAAAAAAATGGTTGCCGATATATTGAAGACAGACGAAGGTAAAAAAGCAATTACAGATGTGCTTGCAAGTGATGATATGCAACAGACCTATGTCATTGATGCACAAATTGTCAAAGATGCTGTCACAGAAACCTTATCTTCCGACAAAGGGAAGGAATTTTGGACGAAAATGTTTAAAGACCCTAAATTTGTCGAATCCTTTGCTTCTGCATTACAGGAGAAACAAGAAGATGTGACAAAAAAATTAATGAGTGATCCTGAGTATCAAAAGAAATTAATGGAAGTGCTCAGTAATCCTGAAATGGAGAAACAAACATTGACACTTCTGAAAAGCCAGCAATTCAGAGAGCATTTACAAACAGTAATGGAAGAAACTTTTTCATCACCAGTATTTCAAGCGACCATATCTGACTTGCTCTTAGAAGCTGCCAAGCAGATGGAATCTCAATCTGGCAGCAGTGGTAGCGGGCAGTCCGATGAAAAATCAGGACAAGGATCTGGAGATTCAGGAAGTCAACAGGGAGAAGAGCAAAGCGGCGGGGGCCAAGGATAA
- a CDS encoding Mrp/NBP35 family ATP-binding protein, whose amino-acid sequence MLTEQTVVELLQKMKDPFLHKTFKETNGIEEVTIKEDKNHVSVKLAIAKTNTAEQMQLQQELVGALKELGAATVGLRFSQLPDEVIEKFQPTKEEDPSLLSKDSKTNFLAVASGKGGVGKSTVTVNTAVALARLGKKVGIIDADIYGFSVPDMMGVEERPKLRGNKIIPVERFGVKIMSMGFFVEDNSPVIWRGPRLGKMLTSFFKEVEWGDLDFLLLDLPPGTGDVALDLHNMIPSSKELIVTTPHPTAAFVAARAGQMAINTEHEILGVIENMSFFESQVTGEKEYVFGKGGGDKLAEVLDTGVIGRLSLQQPFEEEGVFAPSVYQENHPNGQEYLEVAKQILEQF is encoded by the coding sequence TTGCTAACGGAACAAACTGTCGTGGAGCTTTTACAGAAAATGAAAGATCCATTCTTGCATAAAACATTTAAAGAAACGAATGGTATTGAGGAAGTAACCATTAAAGAAGATAAGAATCACGTTAGTGTCAAACTCGCTATTGCGAAAACGAATACAGCAGAACAAATGCAACTTCAACAGGAATTGGTTGGTGCGTTAAAGGAACTAGGAGCGGCAACGGTTGGACTTCGATTCAGTCAATTGCCGGATGAGGTAATTGAAAAATTTCAGCCAACGAAGGAGGAAGATCCTTCACTGCTTAGCAAGGATTCCAAAACCAACTTTTTAGCTGTTGCAAGTGGTAAAGGTGGCGTTGGGAAGTCAACAGTGACCGTCAATACGGCTGTTGCTTTAGCGCGTTTAGGCAAGAAAGTAGGCATTATTGATGCGGATATTTATGGTTTTAGTGTTCCTGATATGATGGGAGTAGAAGAACGACCGAAGCTTAGAGGTAATAAAATCATCCCGGTGGAACGGTTTGGTGTAAAGATTATGTCAATGGGCTTCTTTGTCGAAGATAATTCTCCTGTCATTTGGAGAGGACCACGTCTGGGTAAAATGTTGACAAGCTTCTTTAAAGAGGTTGAATGGGGAGACCTTGACTTCTTATTATTAGATTTACCACCTGGAACTGGTGACGTTGCACTTGATCTTCATAACATGATACCTTCTTCGAAAGAACTGATTGTAACGACACCACATCCAACGGCAGCATTTGTTGCTGCTCGTGCTGGTCAAATGGCGATTAATACAGAACATGAGATTCTCGGTGTCATTGAGAACATGTCCTTTTTTGAGAGTCAAGTAACTGGTGAGAAAGAATATGTATTTGGTAAAGGTGGAGGCGACAAGTTGGCCGAAGTACTGGACACAGGAGTAATTGGCCGCCTTTCGTTACAGCAGCCATTTGAAGAAGAAGGTGTATTTGCACCGTCTGTATATCAAGAAAACCACCCAAATGGTCAGGAATACCTGGAAGTGGCAAAGCAAATTCTTGAGCAATTTTAA
- the cwlD gene encoding N-acetylmuramoyl-L-alanine amidase CwlD produces the protein MSKKMKVMIWLIGLFLLIILMQYPMQRTMDSWQTWSLPLAGTTIVLDPGHGGADGGAEGSDDTQEKEIALSVSNMVRDYLQQAGAVVYMTREGDYDLAQDGTKGLSRRKTEDIQQRVAFIKEKKADLFLSIHLNALAARQWKGAQTFFYPGREQNEMLAKSIQSEIRRNLENTNREALALNQIYLLKYSEIPGALVEIGFLSNEEEKELLKSTNYQQKMAASIYKGMLQYVTEDPSND, from the coding sequence ATGTCGAAGAAAATGAAAGTAATGATCTGGTTAATTGGCTTATTTTTATTGATTATTCTGATGCAGTACCCGATGCAACGAACGATGGATTCGTGGCAGACGTGGTCGTTGCCGTTAGCTGGCACAACGATAGTCCTCGATCCAGGACATGGTGGAGCAGATGGAGGGGCAGAAGGTTCTGATGATACACAGGAGAAAGAAATAGCGCTCAGTGTGTCGAACATGGTCCGCGATTATTTGCAACAAGCTGGTGCCGTCGTCTATATGACAAGAGAGGGTGATTATGATTTAGCCCAAGACGGCACAAAAGGCTTATCAAGAAGAAAAACAGAGGACATTCAACAACGTGTCGCATTTATCAAGGAGAAAAAAGCAGATCTCTTTCTGAGTATTCATCTCAATGCGCTAGCGGCTCGACAGTGGAAAGGCGCACAAACCTTCTTTTATCCCGGACGTGAACAGAATGAAATGTTGGCTAAATCTATTCAATCTGAGATTCGCCGTAATCTGGAGAATACCAATCGGGAAGCACTTGCGTTGAATCAAATATACTTGCTGAAGTACAGTGAAATACCTGGCGCTCTAGTTGAAATTGGGTTTCTTTCCAATGAAGAAGAAAAGGAATTGTTGAAATCTACGAACTATCAGCAAAAAATGGCTGCCAGTATATACAAAGGAATGTTGCAATATGTGACAGAAGATCCGAGCAATGATTGA
- a CDS encoding TRAP transporter permease, producing the protein MEDNQRQMLQELEGSDRNLRKGWALFVLMISVALSAFHLYVAGFGLPGIGSKTFLILHLTLGLVLVYLIFPVKKGLRQASIPWYDSVLALLSLAAGVYLIQKQTATSIMSGRPTDLDLLVGLLLIVLVLEATRRVVGKPLVIIALVFIAYFFLGEFMPGSFHHTRGDFERFVYEITYRNNGLFGTPIYASAQFVFIFILFGAILESTGAGKMFIDLALRMFGRFKGGPAKASVVASGMMGSISGSSTANAVTTGTFTIPLMKKVGFKPHVAGGVEVAASSSGQFLPPIMGAAAFIMVEFTGIPYYQIIQSALIPALLAYIGILFMVHFEASKHGITGMERDQLASGRQLLWRQGYLLLPILVLLYFLVYQRVSVNNSAFFSIIVLLVLAMFVPRFANRLGRTSMWAALFIVATFLLQYLIGPLNQGLYALNSLFYIDFFTVETIRWKPELVMLILISTGLALVFGFVQKRKELPAPVETFHVKRILDGFETAARNALSIIVACATAGILIGVITTSGLSTKFTRIVIDFSATLTDALPSFLVTDNTQLYFALVLTVFACLLLGLGLPTTATYVVLAAVVAPVLTDMGVHVLIAHLFVLYYGVLADDTPPINLPAYATAGIAKAGPVKTGLQGFKYDSAAILLPFVFTLNPTILLLTDATWYQMVWAIFTATIGMVAFASFIQNWLLRRYHWYERLLVLITALLFIQNNLLTDLIGVVILVGLLGSQWLFVRSKKKTM; encoded by the coding sequence ATGGAGGACAATCAGAGGCAAATGTTGCAAGAGCTGGAGGGTAGTGACCGGAATCTGCGCAAAGGCTGGGCACTATTCGTGCTGATGATCAGCGTCGCTCTGTCTGCTTTTCATTTGTATGTAGCAGGGTTTGGGTTACCGGGAATCGGTTCTAAGACGTTTTTGATTTTACACTTAACATTGGGACTAGTGTTAGTCTATTTAATTTTCCCTGTTAAAAAAGGACTGAGACAAGCAAGCATCCCTTGGTATGATAGCGTATTGGCACTCCTGTCACTTGCGGCAGGTGTCTATCTCATTCAAAAACAGACAGCAACGTCGATTATGTCAGGGCGACCAACTGACCTTGATTTATTAGTAGGGCTTTTGTTAATAGTACTTGTATTAGAAGCAACGAGGCGAGTTGTAGGCAAACCACTTGTCATCATTGCGCTTGTATTTATTGCTTATTTCTTTCTTGGGGAGTTTATGCCAGGTTCGTTTCATCATACAAGAGGTGACTTTGAACGGTTTGTATATGAGATTACCTATCGCAATAATGGCTTATTTGGTACGCCTATTTATGCCTCGGCACAATTTGTATTTATCTTTATTTTGTTCGGAGCCATTTTGGAATCCACTGGTGCGGGAAAAATGTTTATCGATCTGGCATTACGGATGTTCGGACGATTCAAAGGTGGACCAGCAAAGGCAAGTGTCGTTGCTAGCGGTATGATGGGGAGTATCTCCGGCAGCTCGACAGCCAACGCTGTTACAACGGGTACGTTTACTATTCCTTTAATGAAAAAGGTGGGATTTAAGCCGCATGTTGCAGGCGGCGTGGAAGTAGCTGCTTCCTCCAGTGGACAGTTTTTGCCACCCATTATGGGAGCTGCCGCTTTTATTATGGTGGAATTTACGGGAATTCCATACTATCAAATTATTCAAAGCGCCCTTATACCGGCATTACTAGCGTATATTGGTATCTTATTTATGGTTCATTTTGAAGCAAGTAAGCACGGCATCACCGGTATGGAGCGTGATCAGTTAGCTTCCGGGCGGCAATTGTTATGGAGACAAGGTTACCTGCTGCTTCCGATTCTCGTCCTTCTCTATTTTTTAGTGTATCAGCGGGTGTCTGTGAATAACTCAGCGTTCTTTTCGATTATTGTCTTACTTGTGCTGGCGATGTTTGTTCCGCGTTTTGCTAACCGTTTGGGTCGTACAAGTATGTGGGCTGCTTTATTTATCGTGGCGACTTTTTTACTGCAATACTTGATTGGGCCGCTTAATCAAGGTCTTTATGCATTGAACAGCTTATTTTATATCGACTTCTTTACAGTGGAAACGATCAGATGGAAACCAGAATTAGTCATGCTGATTCTTATCAGTACAGGACTGGCTCTTGTATTCGGTTTTGTTCAAAAAAGAAAAGAATTACCTGCTCCAGTGGAAACGTTTCATGTAAAGCGAATACTAGATGGATTCGAAACAGCCGCAAGAAACGCTTTATCGATCATTGTTGCCTGTGCTACGGCAGGTATTTTGATCGGGGTCATTACAACATCGGGACTGTCAACGAAATTCACGAGGATCGTCATTGATTTCAGTGCCACCTTAACGGATGCATTACCGTCCTTTTTAGTGACAGACAATACACAGCTATATTTTGCACTGGTTTTAACGGTATTTGCTTGTCTTCTGTTAGGGCTTGGATTACCTACTACCGCTACGTATGTGGTGCTAGCGGCGGTCGTAGCACCGGTCTTAACAGATATGGGAGTCCATGTGCTAATTGCTCATTTATTTGTCTTATATTATGGCGTGTTAGCTGATGATACACCTCCCATTAATTTGCCGGCGTATGCGACAGCAGGAATTGCAAAGGCAGGTCCGGTGAAGACAGGGCTGCAAGGCTTTAAGTATGATTCAGCAGCTATATTACTACCGTTTGTTTTTACGCTCAATCCGACTATCTTACTGCTCACAGATGCAACGTGGTATCAAATGGTCTGGGCGATATTTACAGCAACGATCGGGATGGTCGCATTTGCCTCCTTTATTCAAAATTGGCTGCTTCGCCGGTATCATTGGTATGAACGGCTATTAGTGTTGATCACAGCACTTTTGTTTATCCAGAATAATTTACTGACCGATTTGATTGGTGTCGTTATCCTTGTAGGTTTATTGGGATCCCAGTGGTTATTTGTCCGCAGTAAGAAAAAGACTATGTAA
- a CDS encoding DUF1850 domain-containing protein, protein MNNNSQQERALLFSNAPFRKAGYIVLIICSFVIGWFFWQRPHYLLEITDRNTDEVLWSAEIDKNETFSHEYVHSVEKSPVKEVFQFSSTGEMLTMESWTKSFGAGMPYAREGDVEMEDGYYILRNLNRPIQGGIIRMKPSNLYPHRFTFRQDSFYLSKEPFVRKIIEIDVRTLTWWEGLQRSFTL, encoded by the coding sequence ATGAACAATAACAGTCAACAAGAGCGGGCATTGCTATTTAGCAATGCCCCTTTTCGAAAAGCGGGATATATCGTACTGATCATCTGTTCGTTTGTTATCGGCTGGTTCTTTTGGCAACGCCCACATTATTTGCTGGAAATTACTGATCGTAATACGGACGAGGTACTGTGGTCTGCAGAAATAGATAAAAATGAAACGTTCTCCCATGAATACGTTCATTCTGTGGAGAAGTCTCCGGTGAAAGAAGTATTTCAGTTTTCTTCTACAGGAGAAATGTTAACAATGGAGAGCTGGACAAAGTCATTTGGCGCGGGGATGCCTTATGCTAGAGAAGGCGATGTGGAAATGGAGGATGGTTATTATATATTAAGAAATTTAAACCGCCCGATCCAGGGAGGGATCATTCGGATGAAACCTTCTAATTTGTACCCGCATCGTTTCACCTTCAGACAGGACAGTTTTTATCTTTCGAAAGAACCCTTTGTTAGAAAGATTATTGAAATAGATGTACGAACTTTAACATGGTGGGAAGGATTGCAGCGATCCTTCACGTTGTAG
- a CDS encoding TAXI family TRAP transporter solute-binding subunit, with protein sequence MVKKFSLFLILCLMLGAILVACGDASTDALDEEDQQKNTEETTDAGEGGETPEGWKEDITVLTGGEAGVYFPLGVAMAEIMDEHVDGVTATGITSGASVVNANELSEGQADFALIQNDVAYYAHQGTNMFDGVVDGFSGVFTIYPETIQIVTLADSGIETVEDLAGKRVAVGDVGSGTEANASQILAVHDLTFDDISAEWMGFGDAATNLQDGNIDAAFVTAGTPTGSIQELAASADIKIVSITEDKITQLEEEYPYYVREDLDENTYENFDATATTVAVQAMLAASDELPEDQVYELVKSIFDNLDAMKNAHERGNDLTIDTAQDGMSIDLHPGAKKFYDEQ encoded by the coding sequence ATGGTGAAGAAATTCAGCTTGTTCTTGATTTTATGTCTGATGTTAGGTGCGATCCTGGTAGCTTGTGGTGATGCTTCAACGGATGCGTTGGATGAAGAAGATCAACAAAAGAACACGGAAGAAACAACAGATGCAGGCGAGGGTGGAGAAACGCCTGAAGGGTGGAAAGAAGACATTACCGTTTTAACAGGTGGTGAAGCAGGTGTCTATTTTCCATTAGGTGTAGCGATGGCGGAAATCATGGACGAACATGTGGATGGAGTGACAGCAACTGGGATTACCAGTGGCGCATCGGTCGTCAATGCAAATGAATTAAGTGAAGGCCAAGCGGACTTTGCCTTAATTCAAAATGACGTGGCATATTATGCGCATCAAGGTACCAATATGTTTGATGGCGTAGTGGACGGATTTAGTGGGGTTTTTACCATTTATCCAGAAACGATTCAAATCGTCACTTTAGCGGATAGCGGTATTGAGACAGTGGAAGATTTAGCAGGTAAACGTGTCGCGGTAGGGGATGTCGGTTCAGGTACAGAAGCGAATGCGAGTCAAATTTTGGCTGTTCATGACTTAACTTTTGATGATATTAGTGCAGAGTGGATGGGCTTTGGAGATGCTGCTACTAATTTACAGGATGGTAATATTGATGCAGCATTTGTGACAGCAGGGACACCTACTGGGAGCATTCAAGAACTAGCGGCAAGTGCAGATATAAAAATTGTTAGCATAACGGAAGATAAAATTACGCAATTAGAAGAAGAGTATCCTTATTATGTACGGGAAGACTTGGATGAAAATACGTATGAGAATTTTGATGCGACTGCCACAACGGTAGCGGTGCAAGCCATGCTGGCAGCAAGTGATGAATTGCCGGAAGATCAAGTGTATGAATTAGTGAAGTCTATTTTTGATAACTTAGATGCAATGAAAAATGCGCATGAACGGGGAAATGATCTTACCATTGATACAGCTCAAGATGGTATGTCCATTGATTTACATCCAGGTGCGAAGAAGTTTTACGATGAACAATAA
- a CDS encoding RNA polymerase sigma factor produces the protein MNEQDVTWYQNIQNGDQRALEALYDKYEKLLFSFVYKMTQNREVTEEVVQDVFLKIWTKKGMYDPSKGKFSSWLLTISRYTAIDFMRKKKDSKDFSLEERDATHVDDTSLEEEVEWKEDTKQIKQAMKQLKKDQQKVIILFYFKALSQQKIADQLGIPLGTVKGRIRLALKHLKEKLHMLEEKRGDINE, from the coding sequence ATGAATGAACAAGACGTAACATGGTACCAGAACATTCAAAATGGTGATCAAAGAGCCCTTGAAGCGTTATATGATAAGTATGAGAAATTATTATTCTCTTTTGTTTATAAAATGACCCAAAATCGTGAGGTAACCGAAGAAGTAGTCCAGGATGTCTTCCTAAAGATATGGACAAAAAAAGGTATGTATGATCCTTCTAAAGGAAAGTTCTCCTCATGGCTGCTGACGATATCGCGTTATACAGCTATTGATTTTATGCGTAAAAAGAAAGACAGTAAGGATTTCTCACTGGAAGAACGAGATGCCACACATGTCGATGACACCTCTTTAGAAGAAGAAGTGGAATGGAAAGAAGATACAAAGCAAATCAAACAGGCCATGAAACAATTAAAGAAAGACCAGCAAAAAGTTATTATACTCTTTTATTTTAAAGCATTATCACAACAGAAAATTGCCGATCAGCTCGGGATTCCGCTCGGCACAGTTAAAGGAAGAATACGACTTGCGTTAAAACATCTCAAAGAAAAACTCCATATGTTAGAGGAAAAAAGGGGGGATATAAATGAATAA
- a CDS encoding anti-sigma factor encodes MNKQCEKVIDYFNDQLTEIDKKQFEEHLATCDACQEELKELQELTEDLPFISEPVTPNEGMKDRVLGNILQEEQEKTDEAATPNFKPKPQSKRKYQTWIQNGLAAALLLSLIGNIYLLNQPADNPDSETAATIDEIINSVSLEDTEIMNAAGRASIVQNNGEKVLLVQAENLQKIEGDQAYQVWLLEDDKPYRAGTFVPNQAGEGAVAFSLSELEKSNVNWDTIAITLEPSADNQEPQGDIILAAGIES; translated from the coding sequence ATGAATAAACAATGCGAGAAAGTCATCGATTATTTTAATGATCAACTAACTGAAATAGATAAAAAACAGTTTGAAGAGCACTTGGCAACCTGTGATGCATGTCAGGAAGAACTTAAAGAACTGCAGGAACTTACAGAAGACTTACCATTTATATCAGAACCTGTGACACCCAACGAAGGAATGAAAGATCGAGTACTAGGAAACATCTTGCAAGAAGAACAAGAAAAAACAGACGAAGCTGCGACTCCTAATTTCAAGCCAAAGCCTCAGTCAAAAAGAAAATACCAAACATGGATACAAAATGGTCTCGCCGCTGCCTTGCTTCTCTCTTTAATAGGGAACATTTATCTATTAAATCAACCCGCTGATAACCCTGACAGCGAAACAGCCGCCACAATTGATGAGATTATTAACAGTGTATCATTAGAAGACACCGAAATAATGAATGCAGCCGGAAGAGCATCTATCGTGCAAAATAACGGAGAAAAAGTATTACTCGTGCAAGCCGAAAACCTGCAAAAGATTGAAGGAGATCAAGCATACCAAGTATGGCTGCTAGAAGATGATAAACCATACAGAGCAGGTACATTTGTTCCAAATCAGGCAGGAGAAGGAGCTGTTGCATTCTCATTATCGGAATTGGAAAAATCAAATGTCAATTGGGATACCATTGCCATTACCTTAGAACCAAGCGCAGACAATCAGGAACCACAAGGGGACATTATTTTAGCGGCAGGAATAGAAAGTTAA
- a CDS encoding VanZ family protein: protein MKVLKVTIHLGFMMYFLFMISLLFFGSRGYGGVNMTWFQYVRGASNFVPFQTIQMYVDALLNGSMSINIPIINLGGNILMFVPLGIAIPFYSRKLAKLGRFSCAILLTLFVIESMQLISRRGSFDIDDFILNYLGGLIGFGVWKFIDWQYRRQTH, encoded by the coding sequence ATGAAAGTGTTGAAGGTTACCATTCATCTTGGTTTTATGATGTATTTTCTCTTTATGATTTCTCTTTTGTTTTTTGGCTCAAGAGGGTACGGAGGAGTGAATATGACATGGTTTCAATATGTCAGAGGCGCGTCCAATTTCGTTCCTTTTCAAACAATACAAATGTATGTAGATGCACTATTGAATGGCTCAATGAGTATTAATATCCCTATTATCAATCTTGGTGGCAATATCTTGATGTTTGTCCCTTTGGGCATAGCAATTCCATTTTACTCACGCAAGTTGGCAAAACTAGGGAGGTTTTCATGTGCTATCCTGCTGACGCTGTTTGTAATCGAGAGCATGCAGCTTATATCCAGAAGAGGTAGTTTTGATATTGATGACTTTATCCTTAATTATCTAGGTGGTTTGATCGGATTTGGAGTATGGAAATTCATCGATTGGCAATACAGGCGGCAAACTCATTAA
- a CDS encoding NADPH-dependent FMN reductase produces MNIVAIAGSVVGSKTKSAMQYTVEILKDKYPDQEVSLLDLAEYDMQFSDGRNYLDYQGDTKFVTETIMNADVIMVGTPIFQASIPGTLKNLFDLLPTSALEGKVVSMLVTAGSQRHYLIPEQQLKPILSYMKAQVVQQYVYIEDVDFYRKEITNDDVLFRIERLVEDTMMLARTYQQMQREKDAKYDF; encoded by the coding sequence ATGAATATCGTAGCGATTGCAGGTTCTGTTGTCGGGTCTAAGACTAAAAGTGCCATGCAATATACAGTGGAAATCTTAAAAGATAAATACCCAGATCAGGAGGTGTCATTATTGGATCTGGCAGAATATGATATGCAATTTAGTGACGGCAGAAATTATCTGGATTATCAAGGTGATACCAAATTTGTAACGGAAACAATCATGAATGCAGATGTAATAATGGTTGGGACGCCGATTTTTCAAGCATCGATCCCAGGTACCTTAAAGAATCTATTTGATCTGCTGCCAACCAGTGCTCTCGAGGGAAAGGTAGTCAGTATGCTTGTAACAGCAGGCTCGCAGCGTCATTATCTTATACCAGAACAGCAGTTGAAGCCGATTCTATCCTATATGAAAGCACAAGTTGTGCAGCAATATGTATATATAGAAGATGTAGATTTCTATCGCAAAGAAATTACCAATGATGATGTGCTGTTTCGTATCGAACGATTAGTAGAGGATACGATGATGTTAGCGAGAACTTACCAGCAGATGCAACGGGAAAAAGATGCAAAATATGATTTTTAA